A stretch of Oncorhynchus gorbuscha isolate QuinsamMale2020 ecotype Even-year linkage group LG24, OgorEven_v1.0, whole genome shotgun sequence DNA encodes these proteins:
- the LOC124012710 gene encoding protein C1orf43-like isoform X2 yields MAACFFAQVFVLLFIFVKRQIMRFAMRSRRGPHAPIGHNAPKGLREEIDARLSKVQEIRFEPRLLSEEDDRLKHGTQFSCYNYLYRMKALDAIRDSGIPLQEMGRNPNAITGRSFRNWLLDLRNSHSLIKSSRSTLIDNLLEGYDSARHGTGVFGEEEYMKYQDALNELADVVKAYSSTTSLDQHHQSAAKDLTGSPARRTPPTIQVTYLPSTSQRSKRPKHFLELKSFKDNYNTLESTL; encoded by the exons ATGGCAGCCTG TTTTTTTGCACAGGTGTTTGTATTGCTATTTATCTTCGTCAAGCGGCAGATCATGCGTTTTGCTATGAGGTCCCGCAGAGGACCCCATGCCCCTATTGGACACAATGCACCCAAG GGTTTGCGGGAAGAGATTGACGCACGTCTGTCCAAGGTTCAGGAAATCCGCTTCGAGCCGCGTCTGCTCTCTGAGGAGGATGATAGGCTGAAGCACGGGACACAGTTCA GTTGCTACAACTACCTGTACAGGATGAAGGCTTTAGATGCCATTCGGGACTCGG GGATCCCGCTGCAGGAGATGGGCCGCAACCCGAACGCCATCACAGGACGCAGTTTCCGCAACTGGCTGCTGGATCTGCGTAACTCCCACTCTCTGATCAAGAGCAGCCGTAGCACCCTCATTGACAACCTGTTGGAGGGATATGACAGTGCACGTCATGGCACAGGG GTATTTGGGGAAGAGGAATATATGAAATACCAGGATGCTCTGAATGAACTGGCTGATGT tgtGAAAGCCTACTCCAGCACCACCAGTTTGGACCAGCATCACCAGTCAGCAGCCAAGGACCTGACCGGTTCCCCAGCCCGCAGAACCCCGCCCACCATCCAAGTTACCTACCTGCCCTCCACCAGCCAGCGCAGCAAGAGGCCAAAGCACTTCCTGGAGCTCAAGAGCTTCAAGGACAACTACAACACACTGGAGAGCACCCTGTGA
- the LOC124012710 gene encoding protein C1orf43-like isoform X1: protein MAESPLSGVNVVLVMAYGSLVFVLLFIFVKRQIMRFAMRSRRGPHAPIGHNAPKGLREEIDARLSKVQEIRFEPRLLSEEDDRLKHGTQFSCYNYLYRMKALDAIRDSGIPLQEMGRNPNAITGRSFRNWLLDLRNSHSLIKSSRSTLIDNLLEGYDSARHGTGVFGEEEYMKYQDALNELADVVKAYSSTTSLDQHHQSAAKDLTGSPARRTPPTIQVTYLPSTSQRSKRPKHFLELKSFKDNYNTLESTL from the exons ATGGCCGAGTCACCTTTGTCCGGTGTGAATGTAGTGCTAGTTATGGCATATGGCAGCCTG GTGTTTGTATTGCTATTTATCTTCGTCAAGCGGCAGATCATGCGTTTTGCTATGAGGTCCCGCAGAGGACCCCATGCCCCTATTGGACACAATGCACCCAAG GGTTTGCGGGAAGAGATTGACGCACGTCTGTCCAAGGTTCAGGAAATCCGCTTCGAGCCGCGTCTGCTCTCTGAGGAGGATGATAGGCTGAAGCACGGGACACAGTTCA GTTGCTACAACTACCTGTACAGGATGAAGGCTTTAGATGCCATTCGGGACTCGG GGATCCCGCTGCAGGAGATGGGCCGCAACCCGAACGCCATCACAGGACGCAGTTTCCGCAACTGGCTGCTGGATCTGCGTAACTCCCACTCTCTGATCAAGAGCAGCCGTAGCACCCTCATTGACAACCTGTTGGAGGGATATGACAGTGCACGTCATGGCACAGGG GTATTTGGGGAAGAGGAATATATGAAATACCAGGATGCTCTGAATGAACTGGCTGATGT tgtGAAAGCCTACTCCAGCACCACCAGTTTGGACCAGCATCACCAGTCAGCAGCCAAGGACCTGACCGGTTCCCCAGCCCGCAGAACCCCGCCCACCATCCAAGTTACCTACCTGCCCTCCACCAGCCAGCGCAGCAAGAGGCCAAAGCACTTCCTGGAGCTCAAGAGCTTCAAGGACAACTACAACACACTGGAGAGCACCCTGTGA